One Trichosurus vulpecula isolate mTriVul1 chromosome 7, mTriVul1.pri, whole genome shotgun sequence genomic region harbors:
- the SRSF12 gene encoding serine/arginine-rich splicing factor 12, whose translation MSRYTRPPNTSLFVRNVADATRPEDLRREFGRYGPIVDVYIPLDFYTRRPRGFAYVQFEDVRDAEDALYNLNRKWVCGRQIEIQFAQGDRKTPGQMKSKERHPCSPSEHRRSRSHSRRTRSRSSSWGRSRRRSDSLKESRRRGLSYSRSKSRSNSLTRHSTSGRKSRSPRRNSSSRRRSRSESLQKRTTSVGKSQSSSPQRQTTSGAKSRSDGRHFDSLARSPSKSPQRHTNSETKAQSRSYHHKNNW comes from the exons ATGTCTCGCTACACCAGGCCCCCCAACACCTCCCTGTTCGTCAGGAACGTCGCGGATGCCACCAG GCCTGAGGACTTGCGACGTGAATTTGGTCGATATGGCCCTATAGTAGACGTATACATTCCACTTGACTTCTACACTCGCCGCCCAAGAGGATTTGCTTACGTACA ATTTGAAGATGTCCGTGATGCAGAAGATGCTCTTTATAACCTCAATAGAAAGTGGGTATGTGGTCGTCAAATTGAAATACAGTTTGCACAAGGTGATCGCAAAA CACCAGgccaaatgaaatcaaaagaacgCCACCCTTGTTCTCCAAGTGAACATAGAAGATCAAGAAGCCACAGCAGAAGGACTCGAAGTAGAAGTTCTTCATGGGGAAGAAGCAGGAGACGATCTGATAGCCTTAAAGA GTCTCGTCGTAGGGGACTTTCTTATAGCCGATCTAAATCTCGATCTAACTCATTAACAAGGCATTCTACCTCAGGAAGGAAATCAAGATCCCCTAGAAGAAATTCAAGTTCTAGACGACGGTCAAGATCCGAGTCCTTACAAAAAAGGACCACATCTGTGGGCAAATCACAATCAAGTTCGCCTCAGAGGCAGACCACCTCAGGGGCAAAATCAAGATCAGATGGAAGACATTTTGATTCACTAGCAAGATCCCCATCAAAATCTCCCCAAAGACACACTAATTCTGAAACGAAAGCACAGTCTCGGAGCTACCATCATAAAAACAATTGGTGA